The Actinomadura graeca nucleotide sequence CCCGGTCGATGATCAGCAGCCGGTCGCACAGCGCGTCGGCCTCGTCCAGGTAGTGCGTGGTAAGGAAGACGGTGGTGCCGTCCTCGCCGCGCATCGCGCGGATGTGCTCCCACAGGTCGCCGCGGCTCTGCGGGTCCAGGCCGGTGGTCGGCTCGTCCAGGAACAGCAGCGGCGGCCGGTGGAGGAGCCCGAGCGCGATGTCCAGGCGCCGCCGCTGGCCGCCCGACAGCGACCCCGCCGGGAGCGCTCCCAGCCCCTCCAGGTCCAGCCGCGCGCACAGCGCGGCGATGCGCCGCGCCCGGCCGGGCACCCCATGCAGGCGGGCCTGCAGATCCAGTTCCTCGCCGACGGGCACGAGCGGGTCGGTGCCGCCGCCCTGCGCGACGTACCCGATGGCGCGGCGCACGCCCGCCGGGTCGGCGCGCAGGTCGTGCCCGGCGACGGTGGCGGCGCCCGCGGTCGGCGCCAGCAGCGTCGTCAGCATCCGCAGGGTGGTGCTCTTGCCCGCGCCGTTGGGGCCGAGGAACCCGACGATCTCACCGGGCCCCACGGCCATGTCGACGCCGCGCACGGCCTCGACCGCTCCGCGCTTGGTGGTGAAGGTGCGGGCCAGCCCGCGTGCATCGATCACGGTGACCTCCGGTGACGAGGGGGACGACGTTCACTAGAGTAACCACAAATTTTAAGTCACTCCAAATTTTAAGCCGGTCTATCGCCGGTAAGATCTCCGGCATGGCAGACGGGACCGCCCCCCGGCCCGGCGAGGGCCTGGGGCTGCGCGAGCGCAAGAAGCGCGAGACGCGCCGGCGCATCTCCGACATCGCCACCGGCCTGTTCCTCACGCGCGGGTTCGACAACGTCACCATCGCCGACGTCGCCCGCACCGCCGACGTCTCGGTCAACACCGTCTTCAACTACTTCAGGACCAAGGAGGACCTGTTCTTCGACCGGCAGGGCGAGCACATCGAGCAGGCCGCCCGCCAGTTCCGCGACCGCCGCCCCGGCGAGAGCGTCGTCGCGCTGTTCCGCCGCCGGTTCTTCGAGGGCCTGGACGCCCGCGCCTACCACACCGCCTTCCACGAGGGCTCGGAGACCTGGACCCGCACCGTCCACGACAGCCCCGCGCTCATGGCCCGCCAGCGCGAGATCGGCCGGCAGGCCCAGGAGCACCTCGCAGCGCTGCTCGCCGAGGAGACCGGCGCCCACCCCGACGACATCGCCCCGCACGCCGCCGCCGCCATGATCTTCGCCGCGCAGGGCGCCCTCATCGACCGGATCGCCGCCCGCAAACGCGCGGGGGAGACCCTGGAGGAGATGCGCGAGGGGGTCTACGCCGACGCCGCGCACGTCTTCGACCTGCTCGAACACGGCCTCGGCGACTACGCCGCCGCCCCGCCCGCGCACCCGCCCGGCGGCCGGACCACCGGAAAATGAGTGTCGGGGCACTCCCGGCGATTCCTACACTCCATGATTGCGGAGGCGAACAATCATGGACACCCCCACGCTCCTTGCCCACCTGGAGACCCACGACACCCCCCTCACCCTGCCACGGGGCGGCACCCTGCGCTGGGACGACGCGGACCTGCACCGCGCCGCCCACACCGACGACCCCGAGGGCTACGCGCTGCTCGGCCTGGCCCCGGGCGTGCGGCCCTGGCAGCGCGCCCGCGTGCTGCTGCAGGTGCTCAACGCCTCCCAGGCCGGCCTGGACCAGGCGACCCGCGCCGTCCTGCACCGCACCGCCCGCGTCCTGACCCTCGGCCTGCCGCCCGCGCACGTCATCACCGTCCTGCTCGGGCTGCGGCGCCTGCGCGCCAACCACAAGCACACCACCCGCATCGCGCTGCGGTTCGTCCTGGAGCACCCCGGCGCCGACGCGCTCATCGCCGCGCGCCGCCCCGCGCTGGTCGACTGCTTCGAGCACGCGCTCGGCACCGCCACCGCACGCGGCTGCGCCCGGCGCATCGCCGACGGCGACACCGCCTCGGACTACCTGCAGCGGCGGCTGCTGCGCTTCCTCACCCGCCCGCACGCCGCGCCCGCCCGCATCCGCGCGCTCTACGACGCCGGGACGGGCGGAGCCGCCGCGCCGCCCGGGCCCGCGCTCGCCCTGGACACCGCCCGCGACCGCCCGCCCACCGTCACCGCCACCAACCGCGGCGACATCGCCGCGACCCTCGTCCACCTGTACCGGGGCGGGCCGTCGGAGTCGCTGTACGAGGCGCTCGGCCGGTACGTCGACGCCGCCGCCGCCGCGTTCCCCCGCTTCGACGGCACGGTCGCCCTGGTCCTGGACGCCTCGGCGTCCATGCGCGGCTACGGCACCCGCGAATGGGCGGTGCTGTCGCAGGCCGCCGCGCTGCGCATGGTGCTGTCGCAGGTGTGCGCCCGGCTGGAGGTCGTCGAGGTCGGCGGGGACGAGCGCGCCCCGCGCGGCGCCACCGACCTGGCCATGGGCGTCCTGGACGCGCTCGGCACCGGGCCCGACCTCGTCGCCGTCGTCACCGACGGCTACGAGAACCTGTTCCCCGGCGACCTCGCCCGCGTCGCCGCCACGCTGCCCCGCGCCGGCGTCACCACCCCCGTGGTGCTGTGCCACGCCCTGTTCACCGGCAGCGACGACCTGGCCCTGCGCCGTCCCGCGCCGTCCCTGCCCCAGCGCGGGTTCTGGCACCAGGACGACTTCGCCGAGCTGCTGCCCTGGATGCTCGGGCACTGCGCCGCCGGCGCGCCCTGGCTGCGCGCCGCGCTGCGCGCCCGCCTGGACGACCTCGACCGGCGCGCCGACGCGCTCGCCCCCGGCCTGGCCGCCTGACCCCGCGCCCGCCCGCGCCGCCCCCGCCGGGGCGCCGCACCGGCGGACGCGGGGGGCGGCCCGCGAGCCCGCACCCGGCGGCGGCGCCCCCGCAACCGGCGCACACGACCCCGCAGGCACGACCCGCAGGCACGTACAAGGCACGTACAAGGCACGACCCCGCACGGAAGGAAGGAGCACCGTGACCCACATGACGGCGCTCGACACGCTGGTCCCCGGGCCCCTCAGCCTCGCCGGGCACCGCCTCGGCACCCCGCAGCAGGCGGGCGCGCTGACCATGGTCCCGATCTCCGGGCCCGCCCACCCCGGCTTCGTCCCGCCCCGCACCGGCCTGAAGCTGTCGCGGGTCGTCGGGTACGGGCAGGTCGAGCTGACCAATGGCGCCCCGTCCGGGGTGGCCATCGTGCCGCTGCACATCGGCTACATCCAGGACCACGCCCAGAATCACGCCCTGTGCCGGTCGGCGTTCCTGGCCGCCGGGCAGACCCTGCGCTTCGACGACGCCTGCTGCGTCCAGGAGAGCCAGGGCGGCTACCTCACCGGCGGCGACCAGTGGTTCTTCGTGCTGCCCGCCGAGCTGCGCGCCCGCGCCCTGGAACTGCGCGGCGTCCACGGCTACAGCAAGCTGTGGGCCGACATCGCCGAGCTGAACGCCCGGTACGGGCTGCCGCGGCGCGGGCACCTGGAGCAGATCCTGTCCCGCCAGAGGCCCGTGCTGACCCAGTTCCAGAGCCGCCTGGAACTCCAGCCCGGCCAGGTCGGCGCCCTGTTCTTCCTCGCCGGCCGGTTCGCCGGCCTGGAGATCGCCCCCGACCCGGCCTACTTCGCCGAGATGTGGGCCGCGCTGGTCTGCTTCGCCTACGGCGCCGCCGCCTGGCACGCCGAGCCCGAGCCGCCCCCCGCCGTCCCCTACGACGCCGCGGGCCTGGCCGGGCTGCGCGGCGCCCTGGACCGCGACCGCTCCGGCCGCATCGCCGAGATCGCCGGATGGCTCGCCGACGCCCCCGCGGGCCCCGTCGACGTCCAGGAGGAGGACCGCTACCTGGACCTGCGGCTGTCCACCGTCACCGGCCCGCACCTCGCCGGGCAGATCGTCACCGGCGGGGACCGCACCGTCTACGCGTCGCTGTTCGCACGCTGATCCCGGGGCGATCCGTAAAAAGGGTTGCCCCGGGGGAGCACCACCCACTTGAATCGGAGCCACGGGAACTGTGCCGGGCACCTCAGGCAGAACCCTGATTCCAGATCTCGGGCATCGTCTGTTCAACGATACTGAGCCTGACGAGGCGCCGGCCACCTGTCCCCCCGCCCCCGCGGCGTCCCGCCGAGGACGGCCCCGTCCGGCGGGGCCCCTCCTCCCATGCTCACAGCAGGCCGAGGGGACGCCGGGATACATCGGCCCCCGGGCCGATGTTCCCGCGCCCTCCCGTTCCCTGATCTGTGGGCCCACCCGCTCCCGGCGCCGTACGGAGGGAAACGATGCACCACCCGGAGGACACCCCCGGCGAACGCCCCCGCGCCGCCCCCACCGGGGCCCGGCCCGGGACCCGCCCCGCAACCGGACGCGTAATCCCCAGAGGTGAGCCCGACTGGGAGAGCGTGCTCGACGACTGGGCCTGGATCCTCCGGCTGAACCTCACCCCCCGAGCCGCGACGCGCGGGCCCGCAGGTACCGCTGCTCGGGGAGGCTGACCGTCAGCCGCGCCGCCACCCGGAACTCCTCCCGGGCCGCCCCGCCCTCACCCGCCATCTCCAGCAGATGCGCCCGGACGGCATGCAGCCGGTGATGCCCCGCCAGCTCCTCCTCCACCGTCCCCAGCACCGCCAGCCCCTCCCGCGGACCCCGCGCCATCGCGACCGCCACCGCCCGGTTGAGCGTCACCACCGGACTGGGGTCCAGCCCCTCCAGCAGCCGGTACAACGCCGCGATCTGCGGCCAGTCGGTGTCCTCGGGCCGCCCCGCCTCCGCGTGCACCGCCGCGATCGCCGCCTGCACCTGGTACGGGCCGGCCCTCCCGCCCGCCAGGCTCCGCGCCACCAGCGCGGTGCCCTCCGCGATCGCCGCCCGGTCCCACAGGCCGCGGTCCTGCTCGGCGAGCGGCACCAGCCCGCCGCCCGGGCCCGTGCGCGCCGGCCGCCGCGCGTCGGTGAGCAGCATCAGCGCCAGCAGCCCCGCCACCTCCCCGTCACCGGGCAGCAGCCCCCGCATGGCCCGGGCGAGCCGGATCGCCTCGCCCGTCAGGTCCGCGCGCTGCAGATCCGGCCCCGAACTGGCCGTGTACCCCTCGTTGAACACCAGGTACAGCACGTGCAGGACCGAGCGCATCCGCCCGGCCCGCTCCGCCGGCGGCGGCATCGCGAACCGCGCCCCCGCCGCCCGCACGCGCTGCTTGGCGCGGCCGATGCGCTGCGCCATCGTCGCCTCCGGCACCAGGAACGCCCGCGCGATCTCCGCCGTCGTCAGCCCGCCCACCGCCCGCAGCGTCAACGCCACCTGCGACGCCGGGGTCAGGCTCGGATGGCAGCACAGCAGCAGCAGCGCCAGCGTGTCGTCCCCCGCCGCGCCCGCGTCGGCCGGCGGCGCCACCAGCGCGTCCGCCGGGACCCGCGCGGCCGCCGCCTCCTCCCGCCGCCGCCCCGCCGCCTCACTGCGCAGCAGATCGGTCATCCGCCGCGAGGCGACCGTGACCAGCCACGCGTCCGGACGGTCGGGCAGCCCGTCCCGCGGCCACCGCGTCGCCGCCCGCAGCAGCGCCTCCTGCACCGCGTCCTCGGCGGTCTCGAAGTTCCCGCGGTGCCGCACCAGCGCGGCGAGGACCCGCGGCGCCAGCTCGCGCAGCAGGTCCTCCACCCCGGCGCCCGCGCTCACATCTCCTGGCCCGACATGTCCATGATCGGGCGCACCTCCACCGCGCCGAGCCGCGCGTCGGGGAACCGCGCCGCGATCTCCGCCGCCCGCTCCGGGCCCTCGCAGTCCACCACGAAATACCCGGCGAGCTGCTCCTTGGACTCCAGGTAAGGGCCGTCGGTGGCCGCCGGGACACCGCCGCGCACCCGCACCGTCCGGCTGTTCACCGGATCGGCCAGCGCCACCCCCTCGACCAGCTCACCGGACCCGCGGATCTCCTCCAGCAGCGCCTCGCCCCGCGCCGCCAGCGCCTCCCGCTCCTCCGGCGGCAGCGCCAGGAAATCCGGATGCCGCAGGAACAGCGGGTGCTCCCAGTTCTCGGGATTGCCGTAGATCAGCAGCAGGTACTTCATCGCGTCCCCTCCCTCACGCCCCCCGCCGGCGCGGCCCCCGCAGGGGGACCGGCGACGCCGATCAGATTGCCCTCCGGATCGGTGAAATGCCCCACCGCGAAGTCCCCTCCCGACTCCGGCTCCGGGCCCATCAGGCGCGTGCCGCCCAGGCTCTCGGCCCGCCGCAGCGCCTCCTCCACATCGTCCACCCCCACATAGAACAGGACGTTGCGCTCATACCCCTCGCCGCCGCCGACACCGCCGGCGATGCCCGCCTGCCCCGGCTCCACGAACCCGTAGGCGCCCGGCCGCGACACCGCCTCGCTGGCGGCGTCCCCGACCTGGAACCCCCACCCGAACAGCTCCCCGTAATACCCCCGCAACCTCTCCGGATCATTGCCGATGACCTCGAAATGCACCACAGGACGTCCCATGCCCGCTCCTTCCCCGGCGTCTGCGCGCCTCCCGGCGCCTTCGCGTGCGCGCCCCGTCCGGGCGCCTCACCCCAGAGGACGGAGCCGCCGCCCCCGGCCTCGACGTCCCCGCCCGGAATTCTTCCCGGGCCGGGCCCGAGGCGCCGCTGCTGAAGTCTCGGCAAAGGTTGCCTCCCCCGCAGGGCGTACCGGCGGGCGGGACGCGCTGCCGCGGTTAGCGTGCGGGCATGCCGCAGACGCCCGGCGACCGGCCCGCGCACGCGCCCGGCGGCGCCGCGCACGCCGGCGCGCCGCCGCGCGGAACCGCGCCGGACGGCGCACCCTCCGGCGCCACCATCGCCGGCGGCGCCCCGCCAGAGGGACCCGGCCCGCCCGCCGCGGCGGACCCCGGCCACCCCGACCCGCGCCGGATGCCGCCCTGGCTGCCGAAGGCGTTCCTGCTCGCCGGCGGCACCGTCCTGCTGTTCGTGGCCGGGGTGTGGCTGGTCGAGCGGCTGCGCGAGCTGCTGCTGTTGCTGCTGACCTCGCTGTTCCTGGCCTTCGCGATCGAACCCGCCGTCAACCGGCTGGCCGCGCACGGCTGGCGGCGCGGCTGGGCCACCGGCCTGATGTTCCTGGTCATCGCGGCGTTCACCGCCGCGTTCATCGGCGGGATCGGCTCGCTGCTTGCCACCCAGAGCACCAACCTCATCGACGGGTTCCCCGGATACGTCCGGCAGGTCATCGACTGGGTCAACGCCACGTTCGGGACCAACCTGTCACGCGACACCGTGTTCCAGCGGCTGCCGACCGTGACCGAGCAGGTCTCGCGGCACCTGTCGGCGATCGCCGGGAACGTGTGGGGGATCGGCGCCACCGCGTTCGGCGTGGTGTTCAAGCTGCTCGGGATGCTGCTGTTCACCTTCTACCTGTCGGCGCAGGGACCCCAGTTCCGCCGGACGGTCTGCTCGGTGCTCCCGCCCCGCCGCCAGCGCCAGGTGCTGTGGGCCTGGGAGATCGCCGTGGAGAAGACCGGCGGCTACATCTACTCCCGCGCGCTGCTGGCGATGATCTCCGCCGTCGCGCACTACATCGCCATGGCCGGGCTGGGCGTGCCCTACGCGCTGACCCTGGCGCTGTGGGTGGGCGTGGTGTCGCAGTTCATCCCCGCCGTCGGCACCTACCTCGCCGGCGCGGTCCCCGTGCTGATCGCGCTCACCAAGGGCCCCTCCACGGCGCTGTGGATGCTGCTGTTCATCACCGCCTACCAGCAGCTGGAGAACTACCTCCTCCAGCCGCGCATCACCGCCCGGACCCTGGACATGCACCCCGCCGTCGCGTTCGGGCTCGTGCTCGCCGGCGTCGCGGTCGTCGGCCCCGTCGGCGCGCTGCTGGCGCTGCCGTTCGGCGCCAGCGTCCAGGCGTTCGCCGCCGCCTACATCCGCCGCTACGAGATCGAGGAGCACCACCTCACCGAACCCGTCCGGCCCCGGCGCCGGCCCTGGACCCGGCCGGGCTGGTGGCGGCGCCCGCGACGGCGCTGACCCCGGCCGCGCCCCGCACCATCGCCCCGAGCCATCGCCCCGAGCCATCGCCCCGAGCCATCGCCCCCAGTCATCGCCCCCAGCCATCGCCGGGGCCATTCCCGCGGCGATCCCCGCGCCCGCCACCGGGGGGCCTCTTTGCCGAGTCCAGAGCGCGCCCTGGGCGTGTCGTCGACCCTTGCCATGGACGGGGCCCCCGCGCCGGGCTACCGTGCCGGAAGAGACCTTGATCGTTTCCGGTGGCCGTCCGGGGGGCGGAGGGAGCCGTCGTGTACCGTCCCCGCGCACGCCGCCACGGGTGCCTCGCCGGGCTCGCCGCCGCGGCGCTCGCCGTCACCGCGGCGGCCGCCCCGCACGCCGCCGGGGCGCCCGCGCACGGGAAGGACCCCAGGCTGCAGCGCATCGTGCGGTCCCTGACCCTGCGCGAGAAGATCGCGCAGCTGTTCGTCCTGCAGGTGCACGGCACCAGCGCCGACACCACCGACCCCGCCGCCGTCGCCGCCAACCGCCGCCTCTACGGCGTCGACAACGCCGCGCAGGTCATCGCCCGCTACCGGCCCGGCGGATTCCTGTACTACTCCGCCGACCCCGCCAACGTCGAAGGCCCCCGCCAGCTCGCCGCGTTCTCCAACGGCATCCAGCGCGCCGCGATGGCCCAGCGCGTCCCGATCCCCGCCACGATCGCCACCGACCAGGAAGGCGGCATCGTCGCCCGCGTCCCGCCGCCGGCGACCCAGTCGCCCGGGGCCATGGCCCTGGCCGCCGGACGCCGCCCCGGCGACGCCGAGACCCTCGCCCGCATCACCGGGCGGGAACTGCGCGCCCTCGGCGTCAACCAGGACTACGCGCCCGACGCCGACGTCAACGCCGACCCGGCCAACCCCGTCATCGGCGTCCGCTCCTTCGGATCCGACCCCGCGCTGGTGGCGCGGATGGTCACCGCGCAGATCGACGGCTACCGCGCCGGGGGAGTGACGCCCACCGTCAAGCACTTCCCCGGCCACGGCGACACCACCACCGACAGCCACACCGGCGTCCCGCGCATCGGCCACACCCGCGAGGAATGGGAGCGCCTCGACCTGCCGCCCTTCCGCGCGGCCATCGCCCGCGGCGCCGACGCGATCATGACCGCGCACATCGTCGTGCCCGCCCTCGACCCCTCCGGCGACCCCGCCACCCTGTCGCGGCCCATCCTCACCGGCATCCTGCGCGACCGGCTGCGCTACCGCGGCGTCATCGTCACCGACGCGCTCGACATGCGGGGCGTCCGCGACGCCTACGGCGACGAGCGCATCCCCGTCCTCGCGCTCAAGGCCGGCGCGGACGTCCTGCTCAAACCCCCCGCCGACGCCACCGGCACCGGCGTGTTCGCCCGGCAGCTCGCCGCCGTCGCCGCCGCGGTCCGCGACGGCGAGCTCACCGAACGGCGCATCGACGAGTCGCTCTACCGGATCCTGGAACTCAAGGAACGGCGCGGGCTGTTCCGCGACCCCTACGCCGACGAGTCCAGGATCGACGGCACCGTCGGCGCCCCCGCGCACCTGGCCGCCGCGCAGCGCGCCGCCGGCCGCACCACCACCCTCGTCAAGAACGACGCCCGCCTCCTGCCGCTGCGGCCCGGAACCCGCGACGTCCTCGTCACCGGCTGGGGCGCCACCGCCACCGGCACCCTCGCCGCCGAGATCGGTAGGCGCGGCGCCGCCACGACCGTCCTGGAGACCGGCCTCGCCCCCGCCCGCGCCCGCATCGGCCAGGCCGTCGCCGCCGCCCGGCACAGCGACCTCGTCGTCGCCGTCACCAACCGCGCCTGGGACGTCCAAGACGAACGCCCCCACAACGGCCCCGGCCAGATGAACCTCGTCAAGGCGCTCATCGCCACCGGCAGGCCCGTCGTCGTCATCGCCGCCCGCGACCCCTACGACATCGCCTGGTTCCCCGAGGCCGCCACCTACCTGGCCACCTACTCCGCGACCGCCGAGGCGCTGCGGTCGGCCGCCGCCGTCCTGTTCGGCGAACTCCGCCCCCGCGGCCGCCTGCCCGTCTCCGTCCCCGCCAGGGACGACCCCGCCACCACCCTCTACCCCTTCGGCCACGGCCTCGGCTACGGCCGCTGACCGCCCCCGATGTGAGCCGGGTCTCGGGCGGACGGGCCGCGGCGTCGGGCAGGATCGAAGGATGCGGGTGCCCCGGCCGGGGGGCGGGCGCCTCCCCGGCCGCGCCCCCTCCGCCACGCTGCCGGTGGCCGCCGCCGTGGTGACGGCGGCGGCCACCCTCGACGTGCTCGCCGGGGGCCCGCTCCGCCACCTGGACCACGACGTGTTCTCCGGCGGCCTGCCGCCGCGCACCGGCGCCTGGCACTGGACGTGGCGGACGGTCGTCAACGGCGGCCAGTACTGGCTCGCCGGATCCCTGGTCGCGGTGACCGCCGCCGTGGCCGCCCGGCGGCGCCGGAGCCTGCCGACGCTGCTCGGCGCCGCCCTCTGGCTGGCCGCGACCGAGGCCGTCGTCCGCGGCGCGCAGATGCTCTTCGCGCGGACACCCCCGCTCGCCGGCCGCGACGAGCTGTTCGCCGGCGGGTCCCTGTCCTACCCGTCCGGCCACGCCGCCAACGCCGCCGCCTGCCTGCTGTTCGCCGCCGCGCTGGCCGGCGCGTCACGCGGCTGGACGATCGCCGCGCACACCCTGGCGCTCGGGGTCGCCGCGGCCGTCGTCGCCCTCGGCTACCACTGGCCCTCCGACGCGTGCGCGGGCTGGGGCATCGGCGTCCTCATGGCCTGCGCCGGCCGCGCCCTCGTGGCCCGCCGGCCCCCGCCACCCCGCGGCCACCCGCCCGGCGGCCCCCGCCAAGCCCCCGGCAGCCTTCCGGAAGACGGCGGCCCGGCGGGCTTCCCGGGCGGAGAACCCGGCCGCACACCCGGCCGCGGGCCGCACGCCCCGGCCGGAGGCGGACGCCCGGACGCCTGAAACGCGGCGCCGGGGCCCCCGATCCGCCCCGGCACCGCGTCCCGGCCCGCATCTCACGGGCGGCGCGTCACGGGCGGCGCGTCACGACCGCCGCCGATGCGTCACGGCCGCCGGCCGGGCCCGCCCAGACCGGCGACCTCGTCCAGCAGCGCCGCCAGCTCACGCGGCCTGGACAGCATCGGCCAATGGCCGGTCGGCAGCTCCCGGTAGGTCCACTGCGGGCCCGTCATCATCGAGAACGCCGGATTGCCCGCCTCGGCCAGCTGCCGGACCCCTGCGACCGGGAACGTGCTGGCGATCAGCGTCAGCGGGACGCCCGGCAGCGGCTCCGGCCGCCGCATCGCCTGCGTCGCCGTCCGGAACGGCTGCGGCGTCCCCCGCTCGCGCATCATGGCCAGCTGCCCCGCCGACAGCCCCGCGAGGTTGTGCGGGTCGGCCTCCGGGTCGAACGCCGGCACCGGGATCCGCCAGCCGCCGCCCTCGGAGGCGAC carries:
- a CDS encoding ATP-binding cassette domain-containing protein, with the translated sequence MIDARGLARTFTTKRGAVEAVRGVDMAVGPGEIVGFLGPNGAGKSTTLRMLTTLLAPTAGAATVAGHDLRADPAGVRRAIGYVAQGGGTDPLVPVGEELDLQARLHGVPGRARRIAALCARLDLEGLGALPAGSLSGGQRRRLDIALGLLHRPPLLFLDEPTTGLDPQSRGDLWEHIRAMRGEDGTTVFLTTHYLDEADALCDRLLIIDRGRIVAEGTPADLKRRVSGDVVVLEVADAAAAARARAALSGCPAVREAVVAGRVVRLSVADGGRELAGLVRALDAAGVEPSSLSLARPTLDDVFLTVTGRPLRDAA
- a CDS encoding TetR/AcrR family transcriptional regulator, with translation MADGTAPRPGEGLGLRERKKRETRRRISDIATGLFLTRGFDNVTIADVARTADVSVNTVFNYFRTKEDLFFDRQGEHIEQAARQFRDRRPGESVVALFRRRFFEGLDARAYHTAFHEGSETWTRTVHDSPALMARQREIGRQAQEHLAALLAEETGAHPDDIAPHAAAAMIFAAQGALIDRIAARKRAGETLEEMREGVYADAAHVFDLLEHGLGDYAAAPPAHPPGGRTTGK
- a CDS encoding ARPP-1 family domain-containing protein, with product MTALDTLVPGPLSLAGHRLGTPQQAGALTMVPISGPAHPGFVPPRTGLKLSRVVGYGQVELTNGAPSGVAIVPLHIGYIQDHAQNHALCRSAFLAAGQTLRFDDACCVQESQGGYLTGGDQWFFVLPAELRARALELRGVHGYSKLWADIAELNARYGLPRRGHLEQILSRQRPVLTQFQSRLELQPGQVGALFFLAGRFAGLEIAPDPAYFAEMWAALVCFAYGAAAWHAEPEPPPAVPYDAAGLAGLRGALDRDRSGRIAEIAGWLADAPAGPVDVQEEDRYLDLRLSTVTGPHLAGQIVTGGDRTVYASLFAR
- a CDS encoding RNA polymerase sigma factor, which codes for MSAGAGVEDLLRELAPRVLAALVRHRGNFETAEDAVQEALLRAATRWPRDGLPDRPDAWLVTVASRRMTDLLRSEAAGRRREEAAAARVPADALVAPPADAGAAGDDTLALLLLCCHPSLTPASQVALTLRAVGGLTTAEIARAFLVPEATMAQRIGRAKQRVRAAGARFAMPPPAERAGRMRSVLHVLYLVFNEGYTASSGPDLQRADLTGEAIRLARAMRGLLPGDGEVAGLLALMLLTDARRPARTGPGGGLVPLAEQDRGLWDRAAIAEGTALVARSLAGGRAGPYQVQAAIAAVHAEAGRPEDTDWPQIAALYRLLEGLDPSPVVTLNRAVAVAMARGPREGLAVLGTVEEELAGHHRLHAVRAHLLEMAGEGGAAREEFRVAARLTVSLPEQRYLRARASRLGG
- a CDS encoding YciI family protein, with the translated sequence MKYLLLIYGNPENWEHPLFLRHPDFLALPPEEREALAARGEALLEEIRGSGELVEGVALADPVNSRTVRVRGGVPAATDGPYLESKEQLAGYFVVDCEGPERAAEIAARFPDARLGAVEVRPIMDMSGQEM
- a CDS encoding VOC family protein yields the protein MGRPVVHFEVIGNDPERLRGYYGELFGWGFQVGDAASEAVSRPGAYGFVEPGQAGIAGGVGGGEGYERNVLFYVGVDDVEEALRRAESLGGTRLMGPEPESGGDFAVGHFTDPEGNLIGVAGPPAGAAPAGGVREGTR
- a CDS encoding AI-2E family transporter, whose translation is MPQTPGDRPAHAPGGAAHAGAPPRGTAPDGAPSGATIAGGAPPEGPGPPAAADPGHPDPRRMPPWLPKAFLLAGGTVLLFVAGVWLVERLRELLLLLLTSLFLAFAIEPAVNRLAAHGWRRGWATGLMFLVIAAFTAAFIGGIGSLLATQSTNLIDGFPGYVRQVIDWVNATFGTNLSRDTVFQRLPTVTEQVSRHLSAIAGNVWGIGATAFGVVFKLLGMLLFTFYLSAQGPQFRRTVCSVLPPRRQRQVLWAWEIAVEKTGGYIYSRALLAMISAVAHYIAMAGLGVPYALTLALWVGVVSQFIPAVGTYLAGAVPVLIALTKGPSTALWMLLFITAYQQLENYLLQPRITARTLDMHPAVAFGLVLAGVAVVGPVGALLALPFGASVQAFAAAYIRRYEIEEHHLTEPVRPRRRPWTRPGWWRRPRRR
- a CDS encoding glycoside hydrolase family 3 protein, which produces MYRPRARRHGCLAGLAAAALAVTAAAAPHAAGAPAHGKDPRLQRIVRSLTLREKIAQLFVLQVHGTSADTTDPAAVAANRRLYGVDNAAQVIARYRPGGFLYYSADPANVEGPRQLAAFSNGIQRAAMAQRVPIPATIATDQEGGIVARVPPPATQSPGAMALAAGRRPGDAETLARITGRELRALGVNQDYAPDADVNADPANPVIGVRSFGSDPALVARMVTAQIDGYRAGGVTPTVKHFPGHGDTTTDSHTGVPRIGHTREEWERLDLPPFRAAIARGADAIMTAHIVVPALDPSGDPATLSRPILTGILRDRLRYRGVIVTDALDMRGVRDAYGDERIPVLALKAGADVLLKPPADATGTGVFARQLAAVAAAVRDGELTERRIDESLYRILELKERRGLFRDPYADESRIDGTVGAPAHLAAAQRAAGRTTTLVKNDARLLPLRPGTRDVLVTGWGATATGTLAAEIGRRGAATTVLETGLAPARARIGQAVAAARHSDLVVAVTNRAWDVQDERPHNGPGQMNLVKALIATGRPVVVIAARDPYDIAWFPEAATYLATYSATAEALRSAAAVLFGELRPRGRLPVSVPARDDPATTLYPFGHGLGYGR
- a CDS encoding phosphatase PAP2 family protein, with amino-acid sequence MRVPRPGGGRLPGRAPSATLPVAAAVVTAAATLDVLAGGPLRHLDHDVFSGGLPPRTGAWHWTWRTVVNGGQYWLAGSLVAVTAAVAARRRRSLPTLLGAALWLAATEAVVRGAQMLFARTPPLAGRDELFAGGSLSYPSGHAANAAACLLFAAALAGASRGWTIAAHTLALGVAAAVVALGYHWPSDACAGWGIGVLMACAGRALVARRPPPPRGHPPGGPRQAPGSLPEDGGPAGFPGGEPGRTPGRGPHAPAGGGRPDA
- a CDS encoding alpha/beta fold hydrolase codes for the protein MQNGYAPSGLAGIDFHEPAERAALRERVASEGGGWRIPVPAFDPEADPHNLAGLSAGQLAMMRERGTPQPFRTATQAMRRPEPLPGVPLTLIASTFPVAGVRQLAEAGNPAFSMMTGPQWTYRELPTGHWPMLSRPRELAALLDEVAGLGGPGRRP